The Musa acuminata AAA Group cultivar baxijiao chromosome BXJ3-6, Cavendish_Baxijiao_AAA, whole genome shotgun sequence region AAAGAGATATCAATGCAAAAGATATCAAGGAAGTAATTCTAGATGTATCGTTCCTCGAAGCGAAAGCTCTGGTAAAAATGTTAGTCATTACCTGATGAACTTGCAAATTGGTGATTGCAGAAAACAGAGAAATGAATTAACAGAAGCCTtggcaaaacaaaaagaaaaaaagttagaTGCAATTATAGATTTATTAAAAACAATCATTCAGTTATTGCAAGGCCTGATCACCAAGTTTACAAGATTTACGTGATAATATCTAAGAATTTTGGTTACTGACGCAAGATTCATTACatctcaaatagttgggacttacggttttgttgttgttgttgtatgcaAGATTCATTACACTGGCAAATCAGAATCCAGTTAGATCAGGATAAATACTACGCTTCACATAATTCGAGTCGAGATATAATGTTCATAAGCCACCCTCAGCTTTGACCAATCTGTCATTTATAGCTTACTTAAAGGAATTGAATTGCTAACGAATTAGACATCTCTGAAGAAGTATAAAACAGCTATGAGCAGATGACAACTCTGAATCGATGCTAAGCTGCTAAGGTGAGCTTTAGATTCAATGTTTTTGTGTCCAAAGTGAGCTTGCAAAGATCACAGGAGTATGTTGGATGAACAGTATGAAATCTGGAACATAACCATAGCCTACAATTCTTTCATCCAGTCTGGTAGCAGAGAAACAATTATATGTGAATGATCTGCAGAGGAAATATAGCTATACAGAGAAAGATCCATAAGCAGAATCTCCTGAttcaaagagaggaggaggagtcaCCTGTTATGATCACATCACGGATTCCATTCCCCAGGATAAAGCTCCTATATCTGCTACCAGGAAGCTCTCGTCCTCTTCCATAGGATGGTAAAGGATCCACCAAAGGCCAGTTCCATATATCCTGCACCAAGAAAGGATCTCCAAAGCATAAAACTTGTCATATGTAAAGACCTAATCAAGAACAAGTCCCGCTCAGATGACTCCAAACAAGCCACGATCCAAATCTTCTTTATTCATCTCCGTTCCTATGTACTGCGTAGATACCTGAGCGGCCTTGATGACGGCTCCTCTGGCCAAGTACAGTGTCATGTGGCTGGTGAGGTCGAAGCTTCCTGTGAGCCAAACCCCTGGGGGAATGTAGAGAAGAGTACCACCCCGTTTCCTGAGGTGCTGGATTCTGTATATGGCCTTGTGGAAGGACCAAGTGTTGAGAGTCCTCCCATCTCCCACAGCGCCGAACTCGGTGATCGATACCACCTCTCTCCGCCACCTCATCGGGACGATGCCGGCGCACGTCGGCACCGCTTCCGCCGCCCTGCACTGCGGTAACGATGACAGCAGCGCGGCCAAAAACGCCAAAACTTGCAACAGCGGCATCTTTCTGCGCCAGAAGGCCGATTACATGAGCTTATGAATCAAAACAAACAACGGAGCAAGATGAGTTCTCCTTCATTTCTGGATCAGTATCTGAAGCTATAACAATGTGAGCTTTGGGCAGTAAACTACAAGGATTGGAGTTCGTAATCAGAAGATGGACTCACTGAGCTTACCCAAGGAGACTCGGTCGAAGCCTAAAAGCTCCCAAGTGATGGAAGAGGAAGCAGTGCGGTGTCGGCGCTGAGGATGTCAGTGAAACAGAGGCCAGAGAGCTTAAAAAaagcctctttttcttcttccttgtggTAAGTTTTCGTTAAGCTACAAGTATACTTACTGCTCTCACATTTCATGGATTAGGACACAGAAAACAACAAAGAAAGATGTGACACAGAGAGCGAAATGAGCTGGGAATCTTGTTGCTGGGTCAAATCAAAGAGGGGCTCGCTCTGTCTCACAAGGACAGCCCTGCATTACCTTGCCTGCAACCCTGACAGTGGTGGTATACACTCATAAATAATGGTCGTATGGGGATGATGGGGCCTTTCTCCTGGCTTCCAGCTCTAGACAAGCAGGGGATGATGATTGCCTCTACGTTGGCATTTCCTGAGAGCAAACTCCATGTACTGGCTGGCACTGGCCACCACTGTCACTGTATGCAATAGCAGCCAATTCTTCTTCCTTGTGGTGCCATCGATCTCTGCATGTGGCGGGTGAGCTTTCAATGGAAGGTGCAGGTTGTGGCAAAGGATCCAAGAGGCCAAGCATGGGCAACTCCATGGATTTGTACGTGCCATCCTTGCACAGGGACCCATGTTTGTTAGAAttctttgcatggagttcttagtGTTCTTTGTGTATTGTATAGCATTTTGCTTTGTGTTGTTACCTGTGACGAGCACATGAGAGGTAGAGCAAGGAATATAGAATCGATGAGCAACATCGAAGATTATTTTATGTAGATAGAAGGGTTTCAAAGAAAAATGTTGAATAAGAAATCTCTACGTAGTCACTGAAATGTTTCACTCTCACGAAACATTTATATGTTCCTCGTATTATTTGTTATCAGAATATATCGTTGACATCCCGATGATCAATATGATATAGTTTTGACCCATACACTTGTCTGAGGTATTTTTGAGATGAAAATAATGAACTCCTATCATATTTTTTGCATGAAGtatgagatcttttttttttttttttttatgttagcgATAGGATCGGAGATAACTTATAATTATCTATCTTAGACTTTTGTCCATGTGGATAGATTAACGAGGATAAACATTTATCTCAGTCTTTCAATCTGAATATCATGGGGGGATCGGGGGATCGTATATTCATGTTAAACGATGATTGATCGAtcgataatattaatttttttttatgatgataaaagtGGGTAAGCGACATTCTCAAGCCTTTAACGTCGATGCTGGATCAAGCCAACACATCATATGCCAAATCATGAGCTGCATGGCCTATTAATGCACCCAATTCCAACATCTACCATACAATAAAAGATGGACAAGCTTACTTTTTATGATTAGCTTTAGCTTCACGATGAGCAGTGAAAGTTACCTAGCTTTGTGGCCATGAGCCATTCGAATCCTTGAGCTTTTGGGCGTGTCTTCCTTTCGTCTTGGCTTTTTCCGAGCATTCCATGAATGCAATTATAGAGTTCATCGGATCACTCTGCATGGTTTAGTTTGGATAAGCATCCAGCGACAGCTGACACAGTTTGATGTAAACCCGAGGCACGATTGCTGCCCATCACAAAAGAAAGTGTACAAGGCAAGTGAACGAAGGACAAATGATGGAGATGGACTATGGACTGATGTAAGAACATGGGCAGTGGTACCTGTAAGCCAGCTTTTCATCTCCAGAACTCGACATGAATGCAGTGGACCAACCAATCAATCCAAAGACAGCTCCAAACTTCATATTAAAGGAAGCATATATGATTGTATCCATCTATCTTTCCGCTCTTATATAGGTGCTTCTGTTTTGCATAACTATATCTCCATCTACCAGTCAAGATTCAATTAAACACATATTTCTCGAGTAAATCTTCTTCATGGCATTAGCCAGCTCCAAGCTGTTCTACCAATTCAGCTCCTTTGACCCATGTCAAGACATTCTCCAATTGACCTCCACTGTAGGAACAACAATTCTTTGGCTCACAACTTAGCCAGTTTTGATAGACGGATCAGTTGTCTTTTTTGGGGAGAGGTGACCCACCTCCTAGTATTATTTTGTATGGTGACATTTTGAATCAATGATTACCTTTACTTTTCCTTCAGAAacaaaaattcaacaagcaacatTAGAGAGAGAATTTGTGCAGATTTATGAAGTAATTTCATGTGTTTTTATGCAACTCTCTCTTCACCCAGTTTGATATATGCACTGAACAGAAGCTAGCAGTTGGTGCAACTGCAATCTCAGAGAGGACATGAAATGCTAAAACTACTAGTGAACAGTAGTAGAACAGCAGTTATATGACAAAGATTTAATTGTTAATGGCATTAACTGGACTAGTCTTGGACATGTTATTTCTGATTCTTCAACCTCCACTCAAATAATTCTTCAAATTTTCATGGAGTACGACGAAAAGCTTAACCGTTGGGCAACAAAACATGCTGTCTATTCCACATCATATTCTTCATCACCGTCgtcatcatcgtcatcgtcatccTCATTATCTCCCTTGTTGAACAAGCTGCCACTTCGGAACATGCTCAGCTCATCTTTTCCCTCGTCCTCATTGATAAACTCCAGTCCATATACTGCATTCCTGTGTTTCACGATAAGCCATCGCAGTAGATGATCTTCCTTGTTTAGGTACTGAAGTTCCTGATTAAATGAGGGTGGGACCATCATTGTCATCTGCATGAGTTGGCCCTGACAAAGCACCATGTATTTGAGCACATTGGTGTAAGGGGAAAAGAACAATTTTACAAGATATTTCAGAAGAATTTAATTATGAATGAATTTTATTACCAAATAATCATATGCAAGTTTTGCATGTTAATAGCTTCATCACATGGTAAAAGGAAAAAATTTCTTCCTAGAGACAGCCCAATCGCACACGCAAACCAAAACGACGTAAAAATTATGAACTTACTATCATGTAATTGCAAATGAAGATTTATTTCTGTGGAACCACAGCTAACCACATCTGATCACATAATATGATCCTGGAAAGTACTCGCAACACCAAGGTTGAGAAATTCTTGTGTAtgccttcattaagggcttgtgAATCATAATTCAGCGAGAAAACTGAATTTCTCAAATGAATTACaatttatttctaatttaaaaatattactaATTCAGTCACTGAATAGAGGTTTCAAACATAATGAAAAGGTAATTCCCATATTGTCACAAGGTCTCTATTTATCAGGCATTCCAACCGATGCTCAGAGGAAGCATGTTAGCAACTGTACTGACAGTGTGTTAGTTCACAAGTGAAAATTGTGGTCAGCCAGAAGTAAGAAGTCTGGAGGAGATTCTTAAAAGTAGTTTGGTCATCTTTTATATTAACCTATCATGTTAACAAAATGGGCCTTTTTAGGCTGACTATTTTCTTCCAATTTTCCAGCAacaagacctttttttttttttttgacaaagtgGCAATATGAAATTCACCTGTGCACCCCACATACAACTGATTCCTGTGCATCCCAAAGCCATGTCTTGCTGCATCTTGTTCATGATCTCTCTGCGCTCAACCAGCCAAGTCAGTGTCCAAGCCTCTGATGCACCTCGTGCATCATGATTGGCCACTAACTTCGATATGAGCCCTTTCAGATGATCCTAAGGTTTAAAATCATCTCCTGTGAAGGGAGATTCCTGAGGAAGACCAGACC contains the following coding sequences:
- the LOC135583596 gene encoding uncharacterized protein LOC135583596, producing MPLYDCLFLVKPHVRKESLMDLVARVGIQAYERNGVITDVKSFGTVQLGYGIKKTDGRYYQGQLMQMTMMVPPSFNQELQYLNKEDHLLRWLIVKHRNAVYGLEFINEDEGKDELSMFRSGSLFNKGDNEDDDDDDDDGDEEYDVE